The Pirellulales bacterium DNA segment AGCACACGGTACTGGCTTGGAAACACAGTCCGAAAAACGACGCAAATCTTTCGCGATTCTTGCTTCGCCTCTGCGGTCTGGAAGGCAGGATGCTTCAATTTCGCTCCACCGCAACTCGTATGATTAGCTTCAACGACTTAAAGCGATTCTTAATCGTCAATGAAACCGCGATCATCGCCGACACGTCGCCGGTTTATCCAACGGGCCAGCGGCAGGAAAAACCCCTCGAAAAGGCCACTTTCGACTTCCTTTTGTCCGGCCAAGATGCGACTGGAGTAATCGTCCGTCCGGACATTAAGATCGAAAAGGCGAAATGGCGTGCTCAGAGTGAGTTGTTCGACCAACTCGTCGCCGAGGCGAAAATTCAAATATCATCGCTTTCGGCGCCGGACGCTATACAGCTCGCAGTGGCAGAAACTCGCGTCACAGAGCTCGTCGATGCCAATGACCAACGATCCTCGGCGATAGCCCAACTGAACACGACAAGGCGCGAGGAATGGAAAACGCTTAAAGCACGGCAGGCTCGGTTTGAGGCCGTCGAGCAGCTGCTTTTCCGGTTCGGTCTGCTCAAAGAACACTACACGTCGGACGTCACACGACTGACCTTCGTTGCTGAAGGCGAGTTCCTGTTGTCGCAGCTGAGTGAGGTGAAGTGCCCCCTGTGTCACTCTCAGATGTCTGCGCCGATAGACGATGCAGTCCCCAGCGCGACGCGAGCAAAGACAATCCAGCAATCCTGTCTTGCGGAGCGTCACAAAATCGAACGTAGCATCGCCGACCTTGAGATCACTGCCGCAGTGCTCGTCGAAGAACGCCAGCAGCTGGGCGAAGAAATCGCCACGGTCCAGGGGCGCATCAGAGCAGCCGAGCGCGCAATCAACGATGAACTTCAGCCTGCCATCGCGGCTTCGAATAAGGAAATGGAACAGCTCAACCAAATTCGACAGCGCGCGGCGGGGGCTGATACTCTTCGAGGCCGACTTCGGTCTATGGAGGACATGAAAAAGGCACTCGGACCAGAGCCGAAGAGCAAGAGAGTTCCGAAGGCGGAGTCCCCCACCGGTACGAGCCTACAACAACGAGGCCGCCGTGCATTCGGCGATGAAATCCAGCGATTGCTCACCGACTGGCGCTATCCGAATGCCGGAGTGACCGAGTTCAACGAGCAAATGGACCTCGTGGTCAACGGCGAAAGCCGCTTTGGCCAAGGCAAAGGCCACCGAGCAGTTCTAACTGCCGCTTTCACGATTGCTTTGATGAATGTCGCTAACGGCCGCCATCCGCACTTCGTCGTAATCGACTCGCCGCTTACGTCCTATAAAAGCGCCGACGCGTATAGCGTCGAGGAGGACCTGATCCGCGGATTCTATGAGTCGCTCATTACGACTCCGGTCGACCAGCAGGTCATTATCATAGAGAATTACGATCCGCCAGCCGACCTGATTCCCCGGCTGCGACACATTCATTTCTCCGGTCCCGCTGGACGGGGTCGCAACGGTTTCTATCCGCCGGTGACTTGATTCCTTACGCCCTGCGCGGTCAGCGTTCTTAGGAGATAAGCCCATCAGCTCTCTCGCGGTTGGCCGTGCCGGATGCACCGGCAGCACAACGCCGAGACTAAATCAGCACTCAATAGTCCAAGGGGCCTTGGGACGTTGCATGACTTTGAACCCGGCGGCGGTCTTCAATGCCAGCGTTATCGTCTCAAAAATGCTTCGGTCACATCGACCGGCGCGTTGAATAGCATGGGCAAAACTCGTTTCGCCGATGCGCCGGCATGCCAATGAGGGACGAAAACGCGCCCACAACTCGTTTCGGCACGCCATCAGCCCGTCCTTTCATGCACATGAAGAACCAGCAGACGCAGCCTTTGCCGGTTCGTAGACCGTTGAGATAAAAGGACTTCCGTGGCCGCCGTTCCTTGACAACTGCATCCCCGACCGGTAGACAGAAGCGAACAACCGGGGGCGGGATCGTGCTAGACCAGAATTCACTGGACATCGGGCACCGGCGTAGAGCCTACACGAAAACGGCCTGCGGAGAGGGGGACAGGCACATTTTGCTCACAGGGCATCGCAAAATGAGCCAGTCCCTGGCGGTTTTCAGCGGCAATGGGCTGTTCGGTCCCGGACTGCTGATCGAGCCGTCGCGACGCCGTGCCGGCGGACTCGCTGTTTTCGGCTCAAAGCGATTGCCAATGGCTCGACGATTCGGCGTCGTTACCAATTCGTAAGCGCGCACCACTGCCATTGTTGATTTCGACGGCGCCCGGCGTTTTCGGGGTGTAGGTTTGGGCGGGACAGATTTGTCACGTTCAACTTTCACCGCGGAGGACCGGGCGATGACGCGTCGATTGGATGGCGAGAAACGGCGTGAGTGGGAGGAGCGGTTCGCGAGCGGTTCCGCGCCAGCGGATTGACGGTGGCCCGATTCTGCGCGAGCGAATCGGTGTCCGAGCACACGTTCTACTATTGGGCCAAACGCATTGGCAGGCGCTCGGCGGTAGCTCATTCCACCATAGCCCGGTCGACCGCGGTTCGCTCGATTACGGCCAAGTCGGCCGTGCGCGAAGGAACTTCAGAGCGACATCGTGAGCCGGTGCGTCGCAGGCGCGTCTCGGCGGCGACCGCAAACAGTCCGTTGGTTCATCATCTTCGCGCTTTGCTCGCCGCCGGTCACACTGCACACGAACAGCCATGCCTTACGGCCCATCGCCACTTGCTTCATCAACCGTTCAACGCTCCAAACGTTTCATCCAAATGGCCAGCCCGTCGCGATCCCAGTACGTCAGCTTGAGTCGATCCCGTCGGCGATTGAGAAACAGAAACAGATCGCCCAAGCGCACGTCGCGTTGGAACTCGGACTGGATGATGGCGTGCAAGCCGTCGAAGCTCTTGCGCATATCGACGTTCTTGGCGTAGAGGTGGATTCGCGTTGGCGAGAGCCGCCCGCCGTCGTCTCGCCACCCGCGCCCGCCGATAGCATCGCGCTCCGCAATTCGCTGTACGCACTATGGTGCGGTGTACGCTTACCCAGTTCACGCTGAACCAGGACACCT contains these protein-coding regions:
- the tnpB gene encoding IS66 family insertion sequence element accessory protein TnpB (TnpB, as the term is used for proteins encoded by IS66 family insertion elements, is considered an accessory protein, since TnpC, encoded by a neighboring gene, is a DDE family transposase.); protein product: MAERDAIGGRGWRDDGGRLSPTRIHLYAKNVDMRKSFDGLHAIIQSEFQRDVRLGDLFLFLNRRRDRLKLTYWDRDGLAIWMKRLER